In Gemmatimonadales bacterium, the sequence GCCCCGGCGGCGCTGCCGACGTCCGCCTCCCAGGCGGCGAAGCGCCGGCCGCGAGACGGGCCGAAATCGACCTCATGCCGCTGGAGGATGGCCAGCGCATCGCCGGTGCGCGAGCCCGCGTCGACCGTGATCAGCGTGCCTCCCGAGCGGAGACCCTGGTCGAAGTGCCTGGCATCTTCCTCGGGCACGCCAAGCCCGAGGAGCGCGCCGATGATACCACCGGCCGCCGCGCCCAGGCCCGCGCCGGTCAAGGTCGAGGCGAGCACGCCCCCGACGATGATCGGACCGACGCCGGGCACCAGCAGCGAGCCCAGCAACCCGATCAGCCCACCCACGACCCCGCCGCTTACCGCCCCCTTGGCGGCCCCTTCGGCGGCGTTGCTGCTGGTGGTATCCATGAGCTCCGTCTGCTCACTCTTGTCCTGCATGGCGACACCGATCTGCTCGTCCCTGAAGCCCGCCGTCTTGAGGTCACGGATGGCGGCCTCGGCGTGATGTCGGTTATTGAAGAGGCCGACGACCGTGCGCCCGGTGGTGCCTTCATGGGTCGTGGCGTCCTCGTCGCTCTGTCGCGTCATAGGTCCAATCCCTCGAAATGCTATGGTGTCATGTATGGTCAGGCGGCGCAACGGGACGCGTTTGCCATGAGTTCTCAAGCCGAAGGGGGAACCTAACGGTCCATGCGGGGGGTGTGGGTGACGACGCTCACATCCACGCGACCTTGTCCGAGGGGAGCTACCTCAAGACGCCGTGAATCGGCTGCGGATCCGAACCGACCCGCACCCTCGTACCGGCCGCCTGATCCCACCCCAGATTTCCTGAAGGGGCGTCGTCCGCGGGGGCACGCCCGCGCCGGGTGTACTGATCGAAGAAGGCGTGGGCGTGTTCCAGGTCGGCGGGATGGAAGTATCGCGGGCCCAGGCCGGCGCACCCGGCCAGGGCGATCTCGAACAGATCGGCGGCGGTGCGGGCCAGGGCGCTGTCGCGCAGGCCGAGTCGGCCGGCCCGCTCGAGCAGTCCAGCATCGGGGGAGCCGAGCAGATCCCGAGCGGCACGTGACGCTGCCGGATCGTAGGTGATTCCCACCGCGAGCGCGATCGGCGCCGCGTACCACCGAGGGTCCACGGCGTCGGGAGAGCGCACCTCGAGGTGACCGCGGGGCCGCACCTCGGGGAACAAGGTGCTCAGGTGATCGTGCCACTCCACCGCCGTCGGCGCCGCGCGGCCCAGCCACTCTCCGAAGCTTCGGTGCCCGCCTTCGACCTCTGGAAGCAGCATGGCGGGCGCCGCGAGAGCGAAATCGAGATACCGATCCAGCGGCCGCTCCACGTCGCAGGGCAGTCCGGTGCGCGACGGGTCCAGCGTGCGCCACACCTGCGCCCGCGTGCTCCGGAACCCTGTCGACCTGCCCGCGTACACCGGCGAATTGGCGAAGCTGGCCACCATGCACGGTGCGGCGGCATTGAGCAGGTGCCAGCGGAGCCACGGCTCATCGTCGACGTCGAGACTCATCTGGAAGGAGGCGGTCTGCCGCATCATGCGGGCCCCCGACTCCCCCCGCCGGGCCAGGTAATCGGCCATCGTGCCGTAGCGCTTGCCGCCGAGCAGAAGAGGCGCCTCGCCTACGGAGTTGAAGGGATCGATGCCCACCGACAACAGCGTGATGCCTTCCCCCAGAGCCGCCTGGCAGAGCGGGAAGACCACCGACCGGAGCAGCCCGAGCAGCTCGCTGGCCGTGGCACAGGGTGGTGAGCTGTATTCGATCTGCCCACCCGGCTCGAACGTCACCGAGCCACCGGCGGCGAGGCGAAAGCACGGCGCCCCTTTGGGAGTGCGACTCTCTCGCCATCCGTGATGAGCACCGAACCGGCGCAGGAACGGAAGGGTGGAAACGAGGCCGTCGGCCTCGATGGGACATCGCCGCCCGGTGCTGGTCTCCACCGGGATGAGCTCCGCCTCCGCGCCGATCCTGCGAGGCGACAGGCAGGCGCCGACCGGCGCCCCGAATGCGTGCTCGGCCAGGTCGACCGCGAGACCGGCGCGGGTAAGTCCGGTCATGCCGCCGCGCCCACCACCAGCGCGAAGAGCGCGTCCGGATCGGTGCGCCAGGATTCGACTCTCAGGCCCGCGGCCATGAAGAGCTGGGTCACGCTCGCCCGGTCGTGCTTGGCGCTGATCTCGGTGCGGATCGACTCCCCCGCCGCGAACCGGACGATTCCCAGTCCAGGGATGAGGACGCGCTGGGGACGGAGCGACACCAGGTGCATCTCGATCCGGTCGGTGGTCGAGTCATAGAATGCCCGGTGGGCAAAGGCAGACGGATCGAAGTCGGCGCCCAGCTCGTGGTTCAGCACCCGCAGCATGTTCCGGTTGAACTCCGCCGTGACGCCCTGGCTGTCGTTGTAGGCCGCTTCGATCCGGGCCACGTCCTTCCGCAGGTCGACCCCCATCAGGAACCGATCGCCCGGCTCCATGCCGATCCGCACCCGGTGCACCAGCTTGATGGCGGCGGCGGGATAGAAGTTGCCGATAGTGCCGCCGAGGAAGGCGAAGAGCGCCGGACGGGGAAAGTGCCGCGGCAGATCGAAATCCCCCGAGATGTCGGCGACCGCCGGCTCCACGGCCAACCCAGGGTACTCGCGGCGGAGCCGGGCCGCGGTGAGACTGAGAAAGGTGGCGCTCACGTCGATGGGCACGTACAAACCGGCGAAGCCGGTCGACCGCATCGCGCTCAGGATGATCCGGGTCTTCTCGGCGCTGCCGGCACCCAGCTCGATCAGGGTCCGCGAATCGAGCTGCGCCATGAGCTCGGGCATCCAGTCCTCCAGCAGCCCCCGCTCCGTCCGGGTTTGATAGTACTCCGGCAATCGGGTGATCTCCTCGAACAGCTCCGACCCGCGGTGATCGTAGAAATACTTGGGCGGCAGCTCCTTCTGCGGCCCCGAGAGGCCGGCGGCCACTTCGGCGAGCATGCGGGGATTCTCGACCCGAACGGCCGCGCTGGCCCCGCGGTCCAACAGTGGGCTAGTCATCGCGTGCGCACCTGAAGCCGCTGAAGATCTGGCGGCGGATGGGGTAGTCCCAGTTGCGGAAAGTGTTGCGTACCGCGCCCGGGCGGGTGGCCCACGAGCCCCCGCGAAGGACCTTGTACTCGGATCCGAAAAAGACCTCGGAATATTCCCGGTAGGGAAAGCTCTGGAAGCCCGGCCACGGCAGGAAATCGCTCGCGGTCCACTCCCAGACGTCCCCGATCATGCCCCGGCAACCCAGCGGCGAAACGTTGCGCGGGTAGGAGCCGACGGGAGCCGTGCCGAAGGTGAGCTGGTCGACGTTGGCCAGTGTGCGATCGGCCGGCTGGTCGCCCCAGGGATAGGTTCGCTTGGTGCCGGCGACGGGGTCCCACGACGCGGCGGTCTCCCACTCCACTTCGGTCGGCAGCCGCTTTCCCGCGAACCGGGCGAACGCCTCGGCCTCGTGGTAGGAGACGTGGCAGACCGGATGCCGGGGATCGACCGGGCCCGACTGGTCCATGGTGCGGGTGACCCAACCGCTGTCGGTCAGCGACCAGTACTTGGGCGCGGTAACTCCCGACTCGGTGCGCCAGGTCCAGCCGGGCCCGGACCAGTACTCCGGAGTCTCGTAGCCGCCCGCGGCTATGAAGACGAGGAAGTCGCGATTGGTGACCGGGTCAACGTCGATCCAGAACGGCGCCACGTCCACGCGGTGGCGCCCGCGCTCGTTGTCGTAGGCCACGGACCGGTCATCGGTCCCGATCTCGACGCTGCCTCCGGGAAAACGGACCATGCGGCCCGGGGCACGACTTTCAGCGGTTGCAGGCGGGAGGTCCCAGCGCACCAGCGGCCGGTACGGCACGCCCTGCTTGAGCTGGAGGGTCTGCAGGATGGTCTCGTCGTGTTGATACTCGTGCTGCAACACCATCCGGTAGACGAACCCATCCCGGAGGAGCGGCTCGGCACCTTCGAGCTCGACCGAAGCGAGACGGGCCAGCACCCGCCCCCGGATCTCGTCCATGACCTCGCGGCAGCGGCGAAAGCCGGGCAGTGCCAGCCCGCCCCGGGTGCTCCGCGGATGCTCGAAGGGATTGTACAGCCCGGGCATCTCGACGAACTCGATGGGCCCGTCGAGGTTGCGGGTGAGCCACAGCTCCTCGAAATGGGCCATGTGGCCCAGGTCCCAGAGGATGGGGCTCATCAGGGGATCGTGCTGGCGGCGGAGATCGCCGTCGGTGAGCGGGGCAACCAGCAGGAGCGTGCGCTCGCGGGCCTCCAGCAGCTCGCCGGCGATGGTCCTCGGATCTATGCCCTTGGGGGCGACGGTGACCGTCATCGGCGGCTCCTCACCGATCAATGTTCAAGCGCTCACAACAGGTTGTCGATCCAATTATTGTCGCGCCGATGGTTCCAACCCTGTGTCCGGCGCCACAGTCGCCCGGCAGGAACTGACCGAAGACCATTGGGGAACGAAGTCAGCCGCTCAGAGGTTCCCTCCGATCGTGTTTCCCGGCCGGTTTGAACGCAAGATCCGGATGGTGCCACGCTCCGCCGGGTGCTACCATACTGCCCATGTTACTCCAAATTTCCACCGATGACGAGAGCCGCTGGGCGGCGGTGCAGAATCGTGACACATCCGCCGACGGGTGCTTCGTTTACGCGGTCGCCTCCACCCGGATCTATTGCCGCCCTTCCTGTCCTTCCAGGCGGCCCCATCGCCGGCACGTGCGGTTCTTCGGTTCGACGGTCGAGGCGGAAGCCCAAGGCTACCGGGCCTGCCGGCGCTGCCTGCCGAAGGATCCCGAGACCCGCGCTGGCCGGCGGATCCGCGCCGCCCAGAGCTACCTGGAACAGCACCTGGACGAAACCGTGACGCTGGAGCGGCTGGGCCGGGAGGTGCGGATGAGCCCCTATCACCTGCAACGCACCTTCAAGCGGCTAACCGGCACCACGCCCAAGGCTTATGCCACGGCGCGGCGGCTGGAGCGGATGAAGTCCCGACTCAAGGAGGGTAAGAGCGTGACCCGAGCGACCTACGATGCAGGCTATTCCTCGCCCAGCCGGGCGTACGACCACTCTCGCGCTCGGCTGGGGATGACGCCGGCCACGTACCGGCGGGGGGGTGAGGGCGTCCGCATCGCCTTCACAGTGGTCCCGACCGATGCGGGGCAGCTGCTGGTGGCGGGGACCGATCGCGGGATCTGCGCCGTCACCCTGGGCGACGACGCCCATGCGCTGGAGGCCGCGCTGCGGGGGGAATACCCGGCGGCGGAGATCGAGAGAGGCAACGGGGAGCTGGAGGCGTGGACCCGGGCGGTGGTGGATCACCTGGAGGAAGGCGGCAGCACCGAGCGGCTTCCCCTCGACCTCCGCGGGACCGCGTTCCAACGGCAGGTGTGGGAGACGCTCCAGCGGATCCCGCGAGGCGCCACCCGCTCGTACTCCGAGATCGCCCGGGAGCTGGGTCGGCCGGCTGCCGCGCGGGCCGTGGCGCAGGCGTGCGCCAGCAATCGGCTGGCGCTGGTGATCCCCTGCCATCGGGTGGTGCGGGAGGACGGAGGGCTGGGCGGCTACCGCTGGGGCATCGAGCGAAAGCGCGCGCTGCTGGAGCGGGAGCGGTCAGCCTCGTAGCAGCGCCAGCTCCAGACCGTCGCAGAGGGCCAGCCAGCTCGCCTCGATGATGTTCTCCGAGCAGCCGACCGTGCTCCACCGCTCGGCGCCGCGGCCGGACTCGATGATCACCCGGGGGCGAGCTCCGGTGCCGAGGTGTTCGTCCACGATCCGCACCTTGTAATCCATCAGGTGGACGTCGGCCAGGGTGGGGTAATGCGGCAGGAGCGCCTTCCGCACCGCCCGGTCGAGGGCGTTGACCGGGCCGTGGCCCTCCGCGGCGGTATGCATCACCTGCTCGCCCACCCGCATCTTCACCGTGGCCTGAGACATCACCTGGTCGCCCCCGCGCTTCTCCACGATCACGGTGAAGTCCAGCAGCTCGAAGGGCGCCTGGTAGTCCGGTGAGGCGCGCCGGAGCAGCATCTCGAACGACCCCTCCGCCGCCTCGAACTGGAAGCCGAGGTGCTCCAGCTCCTTGATCCGCTGGAGCACGGGCGCCTCGCTCTCCCCAGCCGTCAAGCCCAGCGCCTCGGCGCGAAGCCGCACGTTCCGCCGGCCAGCTACCTCGCTCACCACCACCCGCATCTCGTTGCCCACCAGCGAGGGGTCGACGTGCTGGTAGCTGTCCGCCACCTTGGCGATGGCCGCGACGTGGATCCCGCCCTTGTGCGCGAAGGCGCTCCGGCCCACGTAGGGCGCGTGGGGATCGGGGTGCTGGTTGGCCACCGCCGCCACGAAGGCGGAGATCTCGGTGAGCCGGCGCAGCGCCTCGGGTGACAGGACCTCGAGGCCCAGCTTGAGCTGGAGCGTGGCGATCAAGGGCACCAGGTCGAGGTTGCCGCAGCGCTCGCCGTAGCCGTTGATGGTGCCCTGCACCTGGACGCAGCCCGCGCGTACCGCGGCCAGCGCGTTCGCCACGGCAAGACCGGCGTCGTTATGGGGATGAATGCCCAAGGGCGTCGAGAACTGCTGCCGGGCCTCCGCCACCCGCTCACCCACGACGTCGGGCAGCTCGCCGCCGTTGGTGTCGCAGAGGACCACCACGTCGGCACCCGCATCCGCGGCCGCCGCAAGGGTGGCGAAGGCGTACCCGCCATCGAGGCGGCAGCCATCGAAGAAGTGCTCCGCGTCGTAGATCACCTCCCGCCCCAGCCGCTTGAAGAAGGCGACGCTCTCCTCGATCATCCGGAGGTTCTCCTCCCGGCTCGTCTCCAGCACGCGGTCGACGTGAAGGGTCGAGCTCTTGCCCACCAGGGTCACCACTGGCGTGGCGGCCTCGATCAGGGCGAGCAGGTTGGGGTCGTCCTCGCAACGGATCCCCGCGCGGCGGGTACTCCCGAACGCCGCGACTCTGGCGTGGGCCAGCGGCACCTCGCCGATCCGCCGGAAGAACTCGGCGTCCTTGGGGTTCGAGCCGGGCCAGCCCCCCTCGATATAGCTCACACCCAGCCGGTCGAGTGCCCTGGCGATCTTGAGCTTGTCCTCCACCGACAGGGACAGGCCTTCGCGCTGGGTGCCGTCGCGGAGTGTGGTGTCGTACAGGTGGAGCGTCGTCATCGGTGCCAATCTTCGTCAGGTGAAAAACGACGCGGCCTCTCGATCGGGAGAGGCCGCGTCTCGCTGCTGTCCTGGGGTGGTGCCGCTATCCCCGTGCTCGCGCGCCGCCTCTCGGGAGGAGTCGGAGGGAAATAATGGGGAGCCGGAGCGCGGGAGCGGTCAGCATGATGGATATCTATACATTGCCGCGGGTGGGTGCGTCAAGCTGGCGGGCTACCGTCATCCGCCCTGCCCGGCGCGCCGGGCAGGGGTACCGACAGGACCCCGACGGTGACACTATTCTCCCAATGCAGACCCTCCATTGAGCGCCGAAAATGCCCACCCTCGAGACCCTCATTCCGAGATTCAAGGCCGCCGACCGCACCACCCGGCTGGAAACCCTGCTCGACTATTCCCGCAAGCTGCCGCCGCTCCCTGTCCGGTACGAGGAGGAGAAGACGCGGGGCGCCGGCCGGGTGCACGAGTGTCAGACACCGGTCTTTCTCTGGGTGGAGGTGGAGAACGGCCAGGTGCACATCCATGCCGACGTAGCGCGGGAGTCGCCGACGGTGCGCGGCTTCATCTCGCTCCTGGCGAGGACCCTCGACGGATTGCCACCGGAGAAGGTGGCCGCCATCCCGGACGACCTGCTCGACCAACTCGGCCTGAGCGAGACGCTGGGCATGACCCGGACCCAGGGGCTCTACGCCATCCTGCATCGGATCAAGCGCTCCGTGGCCGACGCCTGATGCTCGGCATTCTGGAGCTCGCCGGGAAAGGGAGCGGCTTCCTCCGGCGTCGCGAGGCGGGCTATCTGCCGGCCAACGGGGACGTGCACGTGGGGGAGCGGGTCATTCGACAGTTCGAGCTTCGCCCCGGCGACGAGATCGACGGCACCACCCGCCCCGGTGGGAAGGGCCGCGCGCCGACCCTGGAGCGGGTGACCAGCATCAACGGGCGCCCGCCCGAGGAGGTCCGCCGGCGTCTCGATTTCAACCGGCTCGGCGCGATCCACCCGAACGAGCAGCTCCGGCTGGAGTGCGGCCTCACCCGTCAGGGACAGCCCGACTTCACCAATCGGGTCGTCGACATCCTCTGTCCCTTCGGGAAGGGTCAGCGCGCCCTCATCGTGGCGCCCGCCAAGGCGGGGAAGACGATGATCCTGGAATCGATCGCCCAGGGCGTGGCCACCAACTATCCCCAGGCGGAGTTGCTCATCCTCCTGGTGGATGAGCGGCCGGAGGAGGTGTTCGAGATGGAGGCCGCCGGCGTAGGCGAGGTGGTGGCCTCCAGCTTCGACAACCCCGCCAGCCAGCACGTCGCCGCCGCGGAGCTCATCCTGGAGCGGGCCCGCCGGCGGGTGGAGCTGGGCGAGGACGTGGTGCTGATCGTGGACTCGCTCACCCGCCTGGCGCGGGCGTACAACACGGTCGAGAAGGGGACGGGGCGGACGCTCTCGGGCGGGCTCGACGCCCAATCGCTGGAACGGCCGAAGCGGTTTCTGGGAAGCGCCCGGAAGATCGACCCGGCGCAAGGCGGCGGCTCGCTCACCATCATCGCCACCGCGCTGGTGGATACGGGGAGCCGGATGGACCAGGTGATCTTCGAGGAGTTCAAAGGCACCGGCAACAGCGAGCTGGTGCTGAGCCGGGAGCTGGCGGAGCGGCGGATCTATCCGGCGATCGACCTGGTGGCGAGCGCCACCCGGCGGGAGGAGCTGCTGCTGTCCCAGGAGGCGCTGGCGGTGACCCGTCTCTTGCGCCAGCGGATCGCCGGGATGTCACCGATCAACGCCATGAACGACCTGCTCACCGACATGCGCCGGGCCAAGACCAACGAAGAGCTGATCCAGGCCCTCGCCGCGGGGTGAGCGTCCTCAGGTCCGCGCGGCCGCCGCGCGGTTGGCCGTCTCGAACTCCTTCATGAACGCCACCAGCGCCTCCACCGCGGCCGGAGGGCAGGCGTTGTAGATGCTGGCGCGCATCCCGCCTACCGAGCGGTGCCCCTTGAGACCGTCCAGCCCCCGCTTCGTGGCCTCGGCGATGAACCGGTTCTCCAGCTCCTCGGTGGGCGCGCGAAAGCAGACGTTCATCAGCGAGCGGCTGTCGGGCTGCACCGTTCCCCGGAAGAAATCGCTCGCATCGATGTACTCGTAAAGCAGCCGGGCTTTGGCCTCGTTGAGCTCGGCCATGGCGGCCAGCCCGCCCTGCGCCTGGATCCACTTGAACACCTCGCCCATGAGGTAGATGCCGAAGGTGGGCGGCGTGTTATAGAGCGAGCGCTCGGCGGCGAAGGTGCGATACTGCAGCATGGTCGGCAGGGTCTTGGGGCCCGCCTCGACCAGATCGTCCCGAATGATGACCAGGACGACGCCGCTGGGCCCCAGGTTCTTCTGCGCGCCCGCATAGATCAGCCCGTACTTCCGGACGTCGATCGGGCGGCTGTACATGTCGCTCGAGGTGTCGGCCACGAGGGGCACGCCGGCCGGCACCGCGGGCTCGGTGCGCCACTGGGTGCCGTAGATGGTGTTGTTGGTGGTGACGTGGGCGTAGACCGGATCGGCCGACCAGCGGATCTCCTCGGGCGCGGGGATCCGGTCGAAGTTGGTGGACTCGCTGCTCGCCGCGATGTGCACCTTGGCGCCCAGGACCTTGGCCTCCTTCACCGCCTTCTGGGCCCAGACGCCGGTGAGCAGGAAATCGGCGGTGCGCCCGGCCGGGAGCAGGTTCATCGGCACCATGGAGAACTGGAGCGAGGCGCCGCCCTGGAGGAAGAGCACCCGGTAGTTGTCGGGGATGCCGGCCAGGTCGCGGCAGGCCCGCTCCGCCTCGTCCAGGATCCGGTCGAACACCTTGCCCCGGTGGCTGTGCTCCACGATCCCGATACCGCTGCCGGCCACGTTCCAGACGGCCTCCTGCGCCTTCCGGAGCACCGGTTCGGGGAGGACCGCGGGGCCGGCGCTGAAGTTGTGGATGCGGTCGGTCATGCTGGGTTCCTCCCGTCGATCTCGCTCAGCTCCACGCTGATGATGTCGGCATTGCCGCTGCGGATCCGTTCCAGCGCGCCGTTGGTCGGCTCGCCGTCGAGGTGGATCCGCGCCAGCGTGGCCTGCGCGCCATGATAGATGATGTTCTCGACTTCCT encodes:
- the cimA gene encoding citramalate synthase codes for the protein MTTLHLYDTTLRDGTQREGLSLSVEDKLKIARALDRLGVSYIEGGWPGSNPKDAEFFRRIGEVPLAHARVAAFGSTRRAGIRCEDDPNLLALIEAATPVVTLVGKSSTLHVDRVLETSREENLRMIEESVAFFKRLGREVIYDAEHFFDGCRLDGGYAFATLAAAADAGADVVVLCDTNGGELPDVVGERVAEARQQFSTPLGIHPHNDAGLAVANALAAVRAGCVQVQGTINGYGERCGNLDLVPLIATLQLKLGLEVLSPEALRRLTEISAFVAAVANQHPDPHAPYVGRSAFAHKGGIHVAAIAKVADSYQHVDPSLVGNEMRVVVSEVAGRRNVRLRAEALGLTAGESEAPVLQRIKELEHLGFQFEAAEGSFEMLLRRASPDYQAPFELLDFTVIVEKRGGDQVMSQATVKMRVGEQVMHTAAEGHGPVNALDRAVRKALLPHYPTLADVHLMDYKVRIVDEHLGTGARPRVIIESGRGAERWSTVGCSENIIEASWLALCDGLELALLRG
- the rho gene encoding transcription termination factor Rho; this encodes MLGILELAGKGSGFLRRREAGYLPANGDVHVGERVIRQFELRPGDEIDGTTRPGGKGRAPTLERVTSINGRPPEEVRRRLDFNRLGAIHPNEQLRLECGLTRQGQPDFTNRVVDILCPFGKGQRALIVAPAKAGKTMILESIAQGVATNYPQAELLILLVDERPEEVFEMEAAGVGEVVASSFDNPASQHVAAAELILERARRRVELGEDVVLIVDSLTRLARAYNTVEKGTGRTLSGGLDAQSLERPKRFLGSARKIDPAQGGGSLTIIATALVDTGSRMDQVIFEEFKGTGNSELVLSRELAERRIYPAIDLVASATRREELLLSQEALAVTRLLRQRIAGMSPINAMNDLLTDMRRAKTNEELIQALAAG
- a CDS encoding glutamate-cysteine ligase family protein — encoded protein: MTGLTRAGLAVDLAEHAFGAPVGACLSPRRIGAEAELIPVETSTGRRCPIEADGLVSTLPFLRRFGAHHGWRESRTPKGAPCFRLAAGGSVTFEPGGQIEYSSPPCATASELLGLLRSVVFPLCQAALGEGITLLSVGIDPFNSVGEAPLLLGGKRYGTMADYLARRGESGARMMRQTASFQMSLDVDDEPWLRWHLLNAAAPCMVASFANSPVYAGRSTGFRSTRAQVWRTLDPSRTGLPCDVERPLDRYLDFALAAPAMLLPEVEGGHRSFGEWLGRAAPTAVEWHDHLSTLFPEVRPRGHLEVRSPDAVDPRWYAAPIALAVGITYDPAASRAARDLLGSPDAGLLERAGRLGLRDSALARTAADLFEIALAGCAGLGPRYFHPADLEHAHAFFDQYTRRGRAPADDAPSGNLGWDQAAGTRVRVGSDPQPIHGVLR
- the egtB gene encoding ergothioneine biosynthesis protein EgtB is translated as MTVTVAPKGIDPRTIAGELLEARERTLLLVAPLTDGDLRRQHDPLMSPILWDLGHMAHFEELWLTRNLDGPIEFVEMPGLYNPFEHPRSTRGGLALPGFRRCREVMDEIRGRVLARLASVELEGAEPLLRDGFVYRMVLQHEYQHDETILQTLQLKQGVPYRPLVRWDLPPATAESRAPGRMVRFPGGSVEIGTDDRSVAYDNERGRHRVDVAPFWIDVDPVTNRDFLVFIAAGGYETPEYWSGPGWTWRTESGVTAPKYWSLTDSGWVTRTMDQSGPVDPRHPVCHVSYHEAEAFARFAGKRLPTEVEWETAASWDPVAGTKRTYPWGDQPADRTLANVDQLTFGTAPVGSYPRNVSPLGCRGMIGDVWEWTASDFLPWPGFQSFPYREYSEVFFGSEYKVLRGGSWATRPGAVRNTFRNWDYPIRRQIFSGFRCARDD
- the ada gene encoding bifunctional DNA-binding transcriptional regulator/O6-methylguanine-DNA methyltransferase Ada, coding for MLLQISTDDESRWAAVQNRDTSADGCFVYAVASTRIYCRPSCPSRRPHRRHVRFFGSTVEAEAQGYRACRRCLPKDPETRAGRRIRAAQSYLEQHLDETVTLERLGREVRMSPYHLQRTFKRLTGTTPKAYATARRLERMKSRLKEGKSVTRATYDAGYSSPSRAYDHSRARLGMTPATYRRGGEGVRIAFTVVPTDAGQLLVAGTDRGICAVTLGDDAHALEAALRGEYPAAEIERGNGELEAWTRAVVDHLEEGGSTERLPLDLRGTAFQRQVWETLQRIPRGATRSYSEIARELGRPAAARAVAQACASNRLALVIPCHRVVREDGGLGGYRWGIERKRALLERERSAS
- the egtD gene encoding L-histidine N(alpha)-methyltransferase — encoded protein: MTSPLLDRGASAAVRVENPRMLAEVAAGLSGPQKELPPKYFYDHRGSELFEEITRLPEYYQTRTERGLLEDWMPELMAQLDSRTLIELGAGSAEKTRIILSAMRSTGFAGLYVPIDVSATFLSLTAARLRREYPGLAVEPAVADISGDFDLPRHFPRPALFAFLGGTIGNFYPAAAIKLVHRVRIGMEPGDRFLMGVDLRKDVARIEAAYNDSQGVTAEFNRNMLRVLNHELGADFDPSAFAHRAFYDSTTDRIEMHLVSLRPQRVLIPGLGIVRFAAGESIRTEISAKHDRASVTQLFMAAGLRVESWRTDPDALFALVVGAAA
- the serC gene encoding 3-phosphoserine/phosphohydroxythreonine transaminase, whose translation is MTDRIHNFSAGPAVLPEPVLRKAQEAVWNVAGSGIGIVEHSHRGKVFDRILDEAERACRDLAGIPDNYRVLFLQGGASLQFSMVPMNLLPAGRTADFLLTGVWAQKAVKEAKVLGAKVHIAASSESTNFDRIPAPEEIRWSADPVYAHVTTNNTIYGTQWRTEPAVPAGVPLVADTSSDMYSRPIDVRKYGLIYAGAQKNLGPSGVVLVIIRDDLVEAGPKTLPTMLQYRTFAAERSLYNTPPTFGIYLMGEVFKWIQAQGGLAAMAELNEAKARLLYEYIDASDFFRGTVQPDSRSLMNVCFRAPTEELENRFIAEATKRGLDGLKGHRSVGGMRASIYNACPPAAVEALVAFMKEFETANRAAAART
- a CDS encoding general stress protein, encoding MTRQSDEDATTHEGTTGRTVVGLFNNRHHAEAAIRDLKTAGFRDEQIGVAMQDKSEQTELMDTTSSNAAEGAAKGAVSGGVVGGLIGLLGSLLVPGVGPIIVGGVLASTLTGAGLGAAAGGIIGALLGLGVPEEDARHFDQGLRSGGTLITVDAGSRTGDALAILQRHEVDFGPSRGRRFAAWEADVGSAAGAGPANLGSAVYGDATPMPASRERRIRSDASYAGPERRLVGV
- a CDS encoding SufE family protein, which gives rise to MPTLETLIPRFKAADRTTRLETLLDYSRKLPPLPVRYEEEKTRGAGRVHECQTPVFLWVEVENGQVHIHADVARESPTVRGFISLLARTLDGLPPEKVAAIPDDLLDQLGLSETLGMTRTQGLYAILHRIKRSVADA